In the genome of Synchiropus splendidus isolate RoL2022-P1 chromosome 13, RoL_Sspl_1.0, whole genome shotgun sequence, the window TCATATGGCAAAAAAATGGGTCTAAATGTGGGTGAGACTTGTGTCAGATCATTTCTTTAAGCCTCCGTCTGTAAGTGCTCCTCACTAAAACTGTCAGCTGGGACTGACTCCTACCAACAGAGACTCGGTGACACAGACTTAGGAACAATATTGTCTGCCAAATACACGGTCAGGTTGGGTGCTTGACTGTATGAAGTAACAGTATGATGCAACtaataacattaataacatGCAGTCTCATTCCCCAAAAACAGTGTAGCTTCTAATAAAGCTAGAGATaatagaacatttttttttaaataactaagTTTGAGGTCAGCGGCACGCTTCAAAACAAGAGTGTGACCTGCAGTCTGAGGTCACTGAGGAGAAAAATGGGCTCACCCCATTGTGCCTCTTCACAAAGACATCCATCCACTCAAGAGGTGAGGGACCACAAGTCCCTTTAAGACATACAGGCGGCCAGTCTTATGTGGGGGCTTAACCGCCTGCGGCCACATGGTTCTGTATTTAACCAGTCAGTTGTCACAGACGGGAAACCCAATTGCTAACTGGCCCGTCAGTGATCAATCAGAACAATGGAGCGGCAGATAGGAGGCGATTGAAGCCAGAAGGATAAGGCGAGTCAGTAAATAGATGGAGCTAATCTTCTCATGCGGTTAACAAGTAATCTGCCATCTGCTTGCCAGCTAGCATCGGTAAGACCAAGCATGTTAGGGAAGCACGTCCATGTTGCTCAGAGGAGATAAAGTCCTGTCATGATGCCGCTGAAAATCGGTGAACCAATTACCTTCTCTTACCTGTGAGACGTTTATTTGTTGGACGGCAAACTAACCTAGTTAAATACCACTGCTTGTCTCCTGATGAGATTCAATAAAGTATTTACATTTAATCAAAGTATTTCACACTGGACATCTTCTATATCCACCAGTATTTCGCGTAATTTACACTACATTTGCTACAGTCCTTTACAgcaaaaaccaaaacacttcagtttgtATTAATTTTAGAATAAAACTTTCAGACTAATATTTTTAAACCCTGGATTATTTACgaatatattaaataatatatcatatctgctaaaggtctaaagagttctaggatattaaaaattgtagtgcatgactaataaattgaatacagtaagaagagaatattagaaatccaattttttactggtgaactgtgcttcataaatgaaatccaaaagtaaaggtcaagcacatccgcaacccagttaggccaggtgcattattcaaaaatgtaaaacaaatacagcaatacagtgaaataaacaaaataaagctgtcttcaaaaatgtaaaacaaacagcaatacagtgaaataaataagactgttttaaaaaatgtaatacaaatacagcgatccagtgaaataaataaaataaggctgtctcaaataggcacttaagctcaatcgtattaacgcgttaaaatgacagcactatatatatatatatatatatatatatagttttcttTGATCAATCCAGTATTTTTAGGGGAAGAAATCCTGTACTGTTTCCCTTCAaacttttttcttgttttatgtcTTCCTCATGTTCCTCCTGGTTGACTGCATTGTTGTCATGAGTTTCAAATGAATATTGCTGCGGTGAAATACAACATTACAATAGATGTTTATCATAATAAATATCACACTGCAATACAGGGTACCTGGAATATGGTGTGGACCCTTTGGTCAGAACCCCAAGTTTCCCAAGCAAAAAACTACTGCGCTAAATTGACACTTACACGCACATTTATTGTTGTAACAGAACATACTGTGTGACTGACCGGCAAACACTGAAAGTTGCTTAAGTCGCCGAGTCTCTTCGAGTCCAGCTCTCACCAGGAACTCTCGGGAGAAACCGAGGCTTAAGTAGCATTAGGGAGTTATCTTCACCTCTCTCTGTTCTTACTCCGGTGGGTGGCACCGGCGGAGTTTAGACGCCACTGAATTCCGTCAAAGACACCGTTCCGTGCCcataaaagtcattttaaaaagtgctttTTAAGCTACTTCTTGATAAATacgacgagtgtgtgtgagaaagtgtTTAGCTTTCTTACCTTGAAGTGGCCGCTCTCGTATCTGCTGTGACTCGCTTGAAGGCACGCGCTCGCCTCCTGCAGGTGCACTCCCACGTGATCTCCTCGTCCAATAGGGGGACGGAAGCAACCGAGcgaaatttattttttatcaaccAAATATTCTGTAGTATCTTTGTATGTGATTTGCCACGACGTGTCTCACGGTTGGTTAGCGTATTTCCCCCAACATTAGAATTTACTTTCAAATTTTGAATTTACTTTCAAAATTacaaaattattttcaaaagtttctcATGGAAGGTTTTTGGTCATTTCTAGTCTACAACTTGAGTCCTTGAGATGCCGTATTGCAAATACTTTTATTAAAACAATGATGCACTGGAATAAGGAATTAAACACACAATAAATCTGCATATGtattacacacatatatatgtattggaTAACATAATATCTTCCACCTCCACTTAAATAGTATACACACTTATAACACATCTTTCCCAATGACATTGCAGCATAAGGCAGTTTTGGGTTGGTGAAACATATATGCAGTTTGTTTCCCGTCTCGTCTATCAGATACTCATCTTCGTTGTCGTCCTCCTCATGACTACAAAGCAGTGATTGTAGTAGCAGGATAAAAATTGTTGACAAAGATATGACATATTACTGCATTAACAAAAAGTATTCAAGTTCATTAGAAACCACTTCCTGTATCTCAAGGAGGTGGCTGGCGGTCATAGTCATGTGATTTCCGAGTATGATCCAGGTGTCTGAAAAAAGATCCAGACGTTAAAATGGAGCAACATTTATTTACCACTGCTGAATTTATGATGTATAATcttgacaaatgaaaacaccaaTACAGACGCAATAACATTTCACCATCAACAGTCAGCGTCGCTTTTATGATTATGAATTACCTCTGCGGCCAAACACTTGTCGCTGGCCGCCATAATCAGGTTCATATTGGGAGAAATTTCATTGGTGTCGACTGTTGCTACATCTGAGGTGCTGCGGGGAATCACAGGCCTCTTCTTGAAGTTCTGGACCACATAAACTACCTGAAGAGAGACACAGACGTGTTACCAACAAAGCACGTCTGACATAAACACGTGGCTTTTCTCCACTGCTACAAAAGTGAAATGTAAAGAAGCAGGACCAGGAAAGTTTGCCCTGAAGCTCTTCGCTCCATTAACCCACTTCTCAATGGCTACATAAGATTGAAGCCTGGTGCTCATGTCGCAGTTCAGACTCCTCACTGCATTGTGTCCGGTACTCTAAAACATCAACCTTTTTCCAAAAAAGGTTTCCAGTTGACAACTAGAGACGAAGGAAAACGGAGCCACAAACAACTGATCAAACACCCATCTTCAGTTTAAATCGTTCTCATTGCTAGTAGTGTCACTGTAACGTCCTCTAGTCGCCACTACATTAACTGTTAAATTGGCAGTAGCTACATTTCAACATCAATGCTGCACCAACACTCCAACCTCAAACTCCAGTAGTGCAGGTTCACCAGCCCGTCAAGTCATTTCTTGAGACCaccaaataaatgcatgtaGTCGAAATCAAATTTATTTAATGTGCAAAAACAGCTTCATCAACAAACCATTTAAGCTTTCTCCTTTGGAGGAAGAGCAGACTGAGATTATCAATGAGGAAATTTGCTAAAAATTGATGCATCCAAAAAGGAATTTCATGAAAGATGGGAAATGAGATGCATGTTTGTACTTCAGGAAGAAACCCAGTCAGTCTCCTGTGCTGGGAGACAGTGGAGAAAAATTGCCTTCAATTATTGAAAGAGACTCTACTTCTATTTACTTTTTCTTCCTGTGAAAGAATGCCATTCACAGATGACTCAGTTGATATACTgtaatttttttcattgatatttAGCCTGTTGCGTGACAGAGTTTGACATCAAAGCCCATCATACTTAAGATACTGTATAAAATAGAATTCAAATGTTATTTTACAACgtattaaaaaaacatggtgcggtagtttgagggttaaaattgTTAAACCCATTTAAATACCATAAGATACATTTTGTAACAACACAGCTAAAAACTTGCTGGTTGGCTTACCAGAAAGGCCGCAATAGCGCCACCAGTGGCCATTCCTGCAATGACATCATTCCAGGTGTTCCTGTACTCGGCGACTCTGTTCACACCCGTCAGTACAGCCAGACTGACCAACGTGATACAGAAGAGGGGGGTCGGCAGCAGCCCCCCCATTGATCCCGACACATGACAGGGCGTAgatctgaaaacaaacatttaattaCATTATCACGACTGAAGTCCACCACAGACTTCGCTGCATGTGCACTCACAGACAGGTAAAGAGCGGTAAAGAGACTCAGCGCCGCCTCTTTGCAGGGGAATGTTTTCCTGGCCCTCATGACGTCTTGAGGGTCACCGGTGCAGACGTCTGGGCGGCTGATGAAAAGCGCCACGTCTTCACACCCCAGAGCCGTGTAGTTAGGACGACAGACGGACAGAAAGTAGGGAGCCAGACTTCCCGAGACCAGCTGACCCATGTTGACGAAGATGTCGGTCGTGAAAAAGCCAAAGGCAAACACACCTGAAGAGAGGAAGCATTTGAAATCCAGAACCTTGGGAGAATGGTAGACATCATTCAAAGCAGGTATTCGCTTGGTCCAGAAATACCAATGACTTGGAGAGACAGTACTCTCAACAAAGCTGTTATTACATCCCTCCTCAGTGAAGGAAAGACACTAGGAACTCACCGAGGAATCGTGACGTCCTGCGGATCATAGGGTTCACGTAGAGACAGTCGGCCAGCACCACAACCTTTTCTTGGTCATGAAACCCGTTAGAAGAGTGAAACAGGAACATCACCAACTCCACCCCTGATATCTTAGAACGACAACggtaaaggaaaataaaactgTGATAACCACTGAGATATCTCATCAGTTGTGCTTGGTATCGACCCAGAACATTTGAATCCACGGCTAAAGAAAACCCATCTTACTGCTTCAGGCTAGGAGAGCAATAGCTCTTTGTTGGACAAGTACAGACGCCCCGACATTGAGCaagtgggggggaaaaaaagagatatTGAGCTGCATTGAACTGGAAAAGCTCAAGCATGgagcaaaatatttatttttatataccaTTTGGTTCATCGATGAACTAGTTACAATTATGCTACAACCCCGCCGCACACATAAGAGCGATAATTCTATCATATTTTACTGGTATTTTCCTATGTTCATacgtcaacatttttaataatttcCTTTTTTACTTTAGAGCAAAGAATATCTGACATGTCCAAAACCTGTTCCCAGAAtctaaaaatatttgtgtaaccTCCCGTCCTATGTGGAACAATACCTCATAAACATTACATAAAAGTGAGCATATTTGTGTAACCTCCAGTCCTATGTGGAACAATACCTCATAAACATTACATAAAAATGAGCATACATCCATCTTCTTCTGAGTTGAGAGACTCACCAGCACCACAGGCAGTCCTCCCAGCACAGAGTAGAGCGTCATCGGGTGGATGCCGCTTGAGGACTCTGGCCCTGGATCTGGCCTCGACAGTCTTGGGTCTCTGCAGATGAAGCCCTGCTCTGCTGGACTGAAAGTGTCGGTGAACTCACAGTAGTAGACCAGCATGGCTGCTGAGGACAGAATCACCACCTGGAAGTACAGCATGATGGACTCCAAGAGAACTGCCCGGGAGTCCGCCTGCCTCACTTGGACGTCTCTAGCAATGGTGATAGACCCAAATCGGAGAgaagactgaaataaaaatggctCTAGCCGATGTCTGAGTCCACTTACCTCCTTCAGGGACTGAGTGCTGGTGTTTCCACCTCTGTGACTTCACAGAATCCTCCAGAATAAAACCGATTCATTCTACCTCACAGAGCAATCTCTGAAGAGTCACTTAGAGttagcaggacacacacacaagcgtcacacatacacacacacttttgagGTCTGTTGTAACCAAATGCAACATTAAATTTATGCGACGTTTGAGAACCTCGCTTAAATCTCCATCATTTATTCAGCCAGCAGCACGATCTCATGTTTAAAAGTTTGTGTGGGACACCTTACTTCACTCAGAGAGAAGCTTGAGACAGCGAGCCAGTCTCTGTGTGTCTCAGTGATTTACAGGAAGTGTGGGGGTGAGAGGATCGCCTCAACCTTCGCTTAAGTGCTGAGTCACGCAGCATGTAATTCATATACGTGCCAGCGTGATTATATCACAAGTGTGAGCTGAATTTGCGTTGCCGCACTTCTCTGTCGTGAAaccctttattttctctttattttctgaCCCGTTTTATCCTGGATTAATATTCATACCAACGCTCTCAGGAGTGGGAATAAAAAAAGATCAAGGACAAGAGTGACAGATCAAGGATGATCAGAGTTAATCACAAAATGAAGACCCTCATGTGACCCTTGACGATGACACCATCATAAGTATGTTGTAACCACATTATTACATCTAAACTCATTTTTGCTTTGGAAACCTTAAGTACACAGTCTAAATCCACTCATATCTACTGACCTCTTGTGGTCACATCAGTGAACTGCCGTTAGAAATAAACGGGGGCGGGCGATCCTTCGAATCATTTAGATATATCATGTTCATGTACCAGCAAAGATAACTGTCTGTATTACATAAAACGACAATACAACAGAAGCCTCTTGTAAAATGAATTTCACAGTTGACTTATTTAACGCAGATGTCTTACCAACTCCTTTCTTCCAGTGCTCATAATATTCTGATCCTATTTTCAACTATAATTTtataataatgaaatctttgATGTCTATCGTATTTATTGATTATAATGGGTAAAACGGTTTTCATAAAATTGTGCTTTTCATCATATTAAATCATAATTTGTGTTTAATGATTCTTTTTATAGTATATGCTTTAAAATGTCAAAGAATTAGGTATCACTTTCTGATCAGATTGTCCTTTTTTCCAAACTTtagaaaactttattgacattgttaTTCACTTGGATCATTGTTTCGGTTACTTTTCTTATTAAACATAAGTAGCCTTCAGTTTACAATCCAGGGGTTCCACTGCTGAGATacggtcaccatggcaacaaagagTCACTTTCCCACTATTCAAAGACAATGTCTGTGGGTTTATTTTGGGCGAATGTCAATATTATTTGTTGCAAATCTTCTCGCACCACAGGAGAACAGCGCTACATTGCTCATGGGCATCATGACACAGTGTGATTACAGAGATGCAGTGTTCCCAGGCCAGTTGTTAGCAGTGTGAAACAGAGTCGCCTCCAGTCAGCGCCAGGTGTCCGTCgacaaaacagacacaaaccTCTGCGGAATTGTCTTTGCAAAACCATTACAATGAACAAATGGTGCTTTTGAAATACCATTTGCAACATGTCACTGAGTTTCAAGTGCAAACATCACTCTGACAGTGAGCGAGTGAGTAACTCACGCAAACAGATCCAGACAGTCGTCCAGTTCTGAGACACTGGTGCTGCCTCcactgtcaccatggcaaccatcagtctgctgtctttgttttctCCTCCGTCTGTACACACTTGTCGGGCTCCTTTTCTCCAGTTCTCCCGAGTCTCCCTCGGCTGCAGCCCGTGAGTCAGGCAAAACCTCTGGTTCCTGGGCTTGTGGAAGGTCATGTTTGTGTACACTCCTTGAAGCCAAAGACGACTGGAGGTTCTGGTAGAACCTGCAGAACAAGACTAGATATTACtccagcaaagtaaaaatatttttttacattcactATTTAAAGTGTTTTGGCATTTCTTTGGATACTTCCTGTCAGAGGTTGCCACAGCAGGTCAGCCTCCTTCACCTTAACTTAATTTAATCATTCTCTTTGGTGCCCAGTTCTCCGCTTGAGATGACCCACCAGCATACTAACAACTTAATAATTTATCGCTTCATTCCCCCCCCTCGTTTTATGTCTCCATACATATTACATCTTTCTTTATTATCTTTACTTAAAATAGAAAAGGTGATTCTATTTTATCTATGTTTAGCAATTTCCTCAAAACACTCTTTATTTTATGGTGAAAGCCTGAGAGTCGCTCAACTTCACAGCACGTTCCAATGACTGAGAGGACCTTCTGAAAAGGAGCTGATGCAGCAGTTGGCAGTAGCAATTTTCTACTTGTGAGAAAAAACAGACCTGTCGATTCTTCTGAAGTTCTCCTCCATCTTCGCGTTGGCCATGTGACATAAGAAATCAATGTATTGGTGTGAAACCAGAAGGTGTCCTTTCAGGGTCAACGGTACCTCCAGACCATGTGTGCAGCGGACGGCCTGAGGGCAGGAAACACACAGGCTCTTCAGATTTGATGTAAATTACACAAGGCACTCGGTATAGACATGTTTTTTACACACATGCTGTTTTAAATAATATGGAATAAAGTGCATATCTGTaacaaaatcattcattttttgtttatttgttgtgtggataattatatacattttacattcattttacaaacaCATCTTAAAATACTTGCAGGACTAAGGGTGAATTCTAATTCCTCCATGTAGGCTAAATTCTCAACCCTCAATTTTAGCCTTCAAAACCAAGTGCTCAGGGCTATGCAACTTGGACGCTCCTTAAATGCAGAcacgtcctcagactgtgggggggcAGTATTACGCAAAAGTGGCGTTCAGTTTGTCAATTAAGAAGAAGACAGATAAAAGATTCTAAAATTAGAGTAAATGTCATGCAACAAggtaaataatccataaaaCGGGCAAAGACAATGCAATGattttcataatatttttatctccattaacaaagaaaatacttgcATTTGTAGCTGACTTTATTCAACGCTTTGGACGccatttttattggctgaaaaaacacaaagcattctgggttgtctgggtattcctcaatcctAAAGTAGGTGCTGGCAAATCTCATTATTGAGGAAGATATTTTCTTCAATCTTGCTCCTCAACTTAGCTTCTTGAGAATCGGGAGAGGCCTGGCACTCTGTGGgaacatgcatttttttaagttgAGGATTGAGttttaaggaaggaattggaattcaccccacGTTACAGGAgaagtgaaacatttttgacaGTGTGCAAGAGAGTTATAGTAATTCGGCACAAACACTGGCTGACCTGTAGAAAAAGAGTACACTGAAGTTGGCCCTCAGTTTATTTCGAAAATGAGTGTGATCCACAGTACCGTGATGATCTTTCCCGTCTTGCCAACAGTGAGACCCGAGTTCCTGAAGCCCGACTCCACTGCTACAGAGTGCTGGAagaggcaaaaaataaaatagaggtGCCGGTTACGAGCACAAGCCTCCTGAATGCAGTAATATAATGCAAGCAATTGTTGAAAAAGACCAAAAATAATATGTTTTCACATGATCAGTCAACAGACTCGTAGGTTTTAAATATCACATCTTTATAACTGAACTATTTTGAATTACCCAccattgataactttcggaaataAATCTGGAATTTAAAGCCATGAATAATTTCTGCGCAGTTTCACAtaagagcagaggtgagaatCAGAGGACGAAGGACAACAAAAGCGTCATCTTCCACTCCTGTGGCAGACccacatcaccatggcaaccattcATATTTGACAATAGATTTCTATTCAGACTGTTGATGTCTGGAactaacaattattttttttccccaccgcTCATATATTAAGCATCATCAGATGTCAAAACAACGAGTGCACATGCACATTTTCTAAATCACACAATAAGACTTGTGCACTAAAACTGTTCTATGCATAACAACTAATAACAGTTTTTATTTGCAATATTAATGAGCCACTGGGCAactccagtcacacacacaaacatctttTTCTGCCAAGCTCATTCACTTTTCTATCAACCTCCTCCCTTATGAACGGCTCCCTCACAACATGATGATCTGTCCCCCATATAGCGACATCATTTTACATGACACTTATAAGCCCCGTCAATCGGACAGTCCACTTCACCTGCCAGAGTCAGACACGGGGCACATCTACCATCTTGCGAGTACAGTAAATGTTGACAGTGTTGACATACTGTATCTGAATTTGCTTGGAGTGCATGGCTATTCTATTTCACCCTTTTTAACAACCTAGAGGAAAGAGAGACCAGAAACCAGCCCATCTTGGTCCTGATAACTCTATGTTTTCTATGAAAAAGGTTCTATGTTTTTGGTTCACCATCGCATGAATTCATGTGTTCCATTGAAAAATGTTCTGCGCACCAATATTTTTTCTCAAAAGTCTATCTCAACCCCTAATAGTAAACTAGTCACCTGCATATTTACAGTTAATAAGCAGTGACAAGGTTGTTATTTGGAGCAGTTGTTCACGGCCCAAAAGTGGGGCACAAAGCCGCAGTGGTGCTGGTCACATTTCAGTAGCAATGGGATTTCAGTTATACTCTGCTGTTTCTGAATAAATATGAGTGACAGTCTACAGCCCACTGTATAGCACCCAGCTGCTCAGACTGAATCTGAAGAAAGTATCTTGTGGAGGTGTGAATAAAGATCAGGGGTGCTACCATCAGCTGAGCGTCCTCCAGCCTCCTACACTGAACATGCAACACAAATGGCTCAAACTTGAGCACAGCATCTCCTGTGGACTTGTCCAGACTGGCCATCTGatgaaacaacacacacacacggttagAAAACACGGACAAAATTCATCGTTCTGTGTGGTCGTTAGTTAGCATTAACTCACCAGGTCATCGAGTGTACACTTGGCATGTGAAACAAACAACCAGGCACAATTCTGTTTTTGGATGCCAGAGCTGTCTGGAACCTGAATAagagtcaaaataaatacaaacagtgAGATGTTTATGGGgtttgatttacatttttttaaggaaaGTGTTTAATCAATGGTCTGATCAAAGTAAAACTCGGCTTGTACTGTATCattcactcagacacacacatcttGAATAATAGTGTGTCCTGTGGTAAGTTAACACGCAAAAAATTTATCAGAACTTGAGTTGGCACTGGAGAATTATTGACGCTCCTTAAATGTATCAGAACACATGATGTTTTGCGGTTTTCGAATGCAATATATTGGTTAAATATATGGTCAAACGTTACTCCTGACTTGGTGTAGTATAAACCACATGTTTACGACGTCAAAAAATACATTACGCATGTCAAATATGAGTGTTCATCATTGCTAAACATCCACCAGTAAATCCTACTACCTCTATACACCTACAGTATCTGTTTGCAAGAGATGAGCTAGTGCTATTACCGCGTCAATGATAGTGATTCTCCCGGAGCAGGAGCTGGTGGTGAAGAACTCATCACAGCCGTTCAGAAGCGACACAATGTGAGCGATGTCTTGGTCCACACTGCCCTTTAAACTGAGGTCCAACTTGTTCAGACACTGTTTCTTCCATTGACTGAAGTTCTTCTCCATGACGAGAGGCGAACACGCCAGAATCAAACACCAAACAACTACACAACCGACGTTATAGCTCAGATTTACATTTAGTATGGTTAAATGTCTGTTTATGTTAAACAC includes:
- the tyw3 gene encoding tRNA wybutosine-synthesizing protein 3 homolog isoform X2; this encodes MLYFQVVILSSAAMLVYYCEFTDTFSPAEQGFICRDPRLSRPDPGPESSSGIHPMTLYSVLGGLPVVLISGVELVMFLFHSSNGFHDQEKVVVLADCLYVNPMIRRTSRFLGVFAFGFFTTDIFVNMGQLVSGSLAPYFLSVCRPNYTALGCEDVALFISRPDVCTGDPQDVMRARKTFPCKEAALSLFTALYLSIYALSCVGINGGAAADPPLLYHVGQSGCTDGCEQSRRVQEHLE
- the tyw3 gene encoding tRNA wybutosine-synthesizing protein 3 homolog isoform X1, with the protein product MEKNFSQWKKQCLNKLDLSLKGSVDQDIAHIVSLLNGCDEFFTTSSCSGRITIIDAVPDSSGIQKQNCAWLFVSHAKCTLDDLMASLDKSTGDAVLKFEPFVLHVQCRRLEDAQLMHSVAVESGFRNSGLTVGKTGKIITAVRCTHGLEVPLTLKGHLLVSHQYIDFLCHMANAKMEENFRRIDRFYQNLQSSLASRSVHKHDLPQAQEPEVLPDSRAAAEGDSGELEKRSPTSVYRRRRKQRQQTDGCHGDSGGSTSVSELDDCLDLFA